From one Vanacampus margaritifer isolate UIUO_Vmar chromosome 12, RoL_Vmar_1.0, whole genome shotgun sequence genomic stretch:
- the LOC144061279 gene encoding 2-aminoethanethiol dioxygenase-like, with translation MKAREGSVLVQRIARQALITFCQPPHAFREKHQQLLGLMSQARAADLRLAPPDGGRGSSPLRAAAPPPVTYMHICETEHFSMGVFLLASGARIPLHDHPGMHGALKVLYGKLRVSCFDRLDRATGERTSRPQVGAVRRSVLRSSAEYTDASEPCVLAPDRDNLHQIDAVDGPAAFMDVLAPPYDPDDGRDCRYFRVLQGAEPRDPHGREVWLMEIAQPVSFWCGTEPYPGPEVRL, from the coding sequence ATGAAAGCGCGTGAAGGTTCCGTCCTGGTGCAGCGGATCGCGCGGCAGGCGCTCATCACCTTCTGCCAGCCGCCTCACGCCTTCCGCGAGAAGCACCAGCAGCTGCTGGGCCTCATGAGCCAGGCGAGAGCCGCCGACCTCCGGCTGGCGCCGCCCGACGGCGGCCGCGGCTCGTCCCCTCTCCGCGCCGCCGCCCCCCCGCCGGTCACGTACATGCACATCTGCGAGACGGAGCACTTCAGCATGGGCGTGTTCCTCCTGGCGAGCGGCGCCCGCATCCCCCTGCACGACCACCCGGGCATGCACGGCGCGCTCAAAGTCTTGTACGGCAAGCTGCGCGTCAGCTGCTTCGACAGGCTGGACAGAGCGACGGGCGAGCGGACCTCCCGGCCGCAAGTGGGCGCTGTGCGGCGCTCGGTGCTGCGGTCCAGCGCCGAATACACGGACGCCAGCGAGCCGTGCGTGCTGGCGCCCGACCGGGACAACCTGCACCAGATCGACGCCGTGGACGGACCCGCCGCCTTCATGGATGTCCTGGCGCCGCCCTACGACCCTGACGACGGGCGGGACTGTCGCTACTTCCGGGTGCTCCAGGGGGCCGAGCCCCGGGACCCGCACGGCCGCGAGGTCTGGCTCATGGAGATCGCGCAGCCCGTGTCGTTCTGGTGCGGGACCGAGCCCTACCCGGGCCCGGAAGTGCGCCTCTGA
- the LOC144061278 gene encoding E3 SUMO-protein ligase EGR2-like, with protein MTSRIPFKKPAGRISRASLLNVLPATMSSLMGSLERVSAFVVKQEEQQGQEAQIQAEDDEAGERPLAHYVATWRALPVQLCADGGRAWSDAVGVVSADVASPPASDDVMAHGQPDVSHMYAPPYTHAHLHPAPPSSYSCSGDVYQDPSSGGYLATPTCGAVAYHAAPSYNSTPKAPLVADYGVGGVYSPQATFPDRKSVAAYALDSLRLAPPLTPLNTIRNFTLGAPPPPPAAPPPPTMTTSAAATAEGHNLPLRPILRPRKYPCRPSKTPVHQRPYACPAEGCERRFSRSDELSRHLRIHTGHKPFQCRICMRAFGRSDHLTTHVRTHTGEKPFSCDTCGRKFARSDERRRHVNVHLRGRDRKGPAH; from the exons atgACGTCACGGATTCCCTTTAAAAAGCCTGCAGGGAGGATTTCCCGAGCGTCACTTTTGAATGTGCTGCCCGCCACGATGAGCTCTTTAATGGGCTCCCTCGAGCGCGTGTCCGCGTTTGTCGTCAAACAAGAAGAGCAACAAGGCCAAGAAGCGCAAATTCAAGCGGAAGACGATGAAGCCG GTGAGCGTCCACTCGCGCACTACGTGGCAACTTGGCGCGCGCTCCCCGTGCAGTTGTGCGCGGACGGAGGACGCGCGTGGAGTGACGCGGTGGGCGTGGTTAGCGCGGACGTCGCCTCGCCCCCAGCGTCGGACGACGTCATGGCTCACGGCCAGCCTGACGTCAGCCACATGTACGCGCCTCCCTACACGCACGCGCACCTGCACCCGGCCCCGCCCTCGTCGTACTCGTGCAGCGGTGACGTGTACCAAGACCCGTCCAGTGGGGGTTACCTGGCCACGCCCACCTGCGGCGCGGTAGCCTACCACGCGGCGCCCTCCTACAACTCGACGCCAAAAGCCCCGCTGGTGGCCGACTACGGCGTCGGGGGGGTGTACTCCCCCCAGGCGACCTTCCCGGACCGGAAGTCGGTGGCGGCGTACGCTTTGGACTCGCTCCGCTTGGCCCCCCCACTCACCCCGCTCAACACCATCCGGAATTTCACTCTGGGCGCGCCACCGCCGCCCCCGGCGGCCCCGCCCCCGCCTACGATGACGACCTCCGCTGCTGCCACTGCTGAGGGGCACAACCTCCCGCTCAG gCCCATCCTGCGACCGCGCAAGTACCCGTGCCGACCCAGCAAGACGCCCGTGCACCAGCGTCCGTACGCGTGCCCGGCCGAGGGCTGCGAGCGGCGCTTCTCGCGCTCCGACGAGCTGAGCCGCCACCTGCGCATCCACACGGGCCACAAGCCCTTCCAGTGCCGCATCTGCATGCGCGCCTTCGGCCGCAGCGACCACCTGACCACgcacgtgcgcacgcacaccGGCGAGAAGCCCTTCTCCTGCGACACCTGCGGCAGGAAGTTCGCGCGCAGCGACGAGCGCCGGCGCCACGTCAACGTCCACCTGCGGGGCAGAGACAGGAAAGGCCCCGCCCACTGA